One window of Streptomyces sp. NBC_00273 genomic DNA carries:
- a CDS encoding acetate--CoA ligase family protein, translated as MLGSTHGTLTTDFRARVEACGESPRTAVHSSAAPSADDAVPLDVSGRPLYAEVPDLDRFFRPESVAVIGASDAEGRPNTGITRQLIAWAERVGARIHPVHPTRPTVFGLTCHATVADLPEQVDLAVLLVADPLPVIEELAETKVKFAVAFASGFAETGEAGAAAQERLGAAVRGSGLRLLGPNTNLNAFEEFREDLDGPAIALITQSGHQGRPVYTLQELGIRLSHWAPTGNEADLETSDFISYFAEQPEVGAIACYVEGLKDGRSFLLAADHAARNGVPVVAVKVGRTETGARMAASHTGKLTGADTVVDAAMRQFGVIRVDGLDELQDTAALLARARRPKADGVVVYSISGGTGAHFSDLATEAGLTLPTLSQAKQDELHQWIPGYLNVANPVDNGGHPVGDWRGRKIIDAILADPSVGVLICPITGPFPPMSDKLAQDLVDAAEQSDKLVCVIWGSPVGTEDAYRTTLLGSSRVATFRTFGNCITAVRAYLGHHRFTAGYRSPFEDAPRTPSPSYRKAQALMRPSQQLSEHAAKQLLRAYGIRVPREQLVTSAAAAVRAAGLVGYPVVMKASGPQLGHKTELGLVKIGLTSASQIRDAYRELTDIARYENVPLDGILVCQMVERGVEMVVGVTQDDLFGPTVTVGLGGVLVEVLHDAAVRVPPFGEDQARAMLRELRGHALLEGVRGAPPADVDALVEVVLRIQRMALELGDELSELDINPLMVLPRGQGAVALDALAICR; from the coding sequence ATGCTTGGATCTACTCACGGCACCCTCACCACCGACTTCCGCGCACGTGTCGAGGCCTGCGGGGAGTCTCCCAGGACCGCCGTCCACTCGTCGGCGGCCCCCTCCGCCGACGACGCGGTCCCCCTGGACGTCAGCGGACGACCGCTGTACGCCGAGGTCCCCGACCTCGACCGGTTCTTCCGGCCCGAGTCCGTGGCCGTCATCGGGGCCTCCGACGCGGAGGGCCGGCCGAACACCGGGATCACCCGTCAGCTCATCGCCTGGGCGGAGCGCGTCGGCGCCCGGATCCACCCCGTGCACCCCACCCGCCCCACCGTCTTCGGGCTGACCTGCCACGCCACCGTGGCCGACCTGCCCGAACAGGTGGACCTCGCCGTCCTCCTCGTCGCCGACCCGCTCCCCGTCATCGAGGAGCTGGCCGAGACCAAGGTCAAGTTCGCGGTCGCCTTCGCCTCCGGCTTCGCCGAGACCGGCGAGGCGGGAGCCGCCGCCCAGGAGCGGCTCGGCGCCGCGGTCCGGGGCTCCGGCCTGCGCCTGCTCGGCCCGAACACCAACCTCAACGCCTTCGAGGAGTTCCGCGAGGACCTCGACGGCCCGGCGATCGCCCTCATCACCCAGTCCGGCCACCAGGGCCGGCCCGTCTACACCCTCCAGGAGCTGGGCATCCGCCTCTCCCACTGGGCGCCCACCGGCAACGAGGCGGACCTGGAGACCTCCGACTTCATCTCCTACTTCGCCGAGCAGCCCGAGGTCGGGGCCATCGCCTGCTACGTGGAGGGCCTCAAGGACGGCCGGTCCTTCCTGCTCGCCGCCGACCACGCCGCCCGCAACGGCGTCCCCGTCGTCGCCGTCAAGGTCGGCCGCACCGAGACCGGCGCCCGGATGGCCGCCTCCCACACCGGGAAGTTGACCGGCGCCGACACCGTCGTGGACGCCGCCATGCGCCAGTTCGGCGTCATCCGCGTCGACGGTCTCGACGAGCTCCAGGACACCGCGGCCCTGCTCGCCCGGGCCCGCAGGCCCAAGGCGGACGGGGTCGTCGTCTACTCCATCTCCGGCGGCACCGGGGCCCACTTCTCCGACCTGGCCACGGAGGCGGGCCTGACCCTGCCCACCCTCTCGCAGGCCAAGCAGGACGAACTCCACCAGTGGATCCCCGGGTACCTGAACGTCGCCAACCCCGTCGACAACGGCGGTCACCCGGTGGGCGACTGGCGCGGCCGCAAGATCATCGACGCGATCCTCGCGGACCCGTCCGTCGGCGTCCTGATCTGCCCGATCACCGGCCCGTTCCCGCCCATGAGCGACAAGCTCGCGCAGGACCTGGTGGACGCCGCCGAGCAGAGCGACAAGCTGGTCTGCGTGATCTGGGGCTCCCCCGTCGGCACCGAGGACGCCTACCGCACCACCCTCCTCGGCTCCTCCCGCGTGGCCACCTTCCGCACCTTCGGCAACTGCATCACCGCCGTCCGCGCCTACCTCGGCCACCACCGCTTCACCGCCGGCTACCGCTCCCCCTTCGAGGACGCACCGCGCACGCCCTCGCCCTCGTACCGCAAGGCGCAGGCCCTCATGCGGCCGTCCCAGCAGCTCAGCGAACACGCGGCGAAGCAGCTCCTGCGCGCCTACGGGATACGGGTCCCCCGCGAGCAGCTGGTGACCAGCGCGGCGGCTGCGGTCCGCGCGGCCGGGCTGGTCGGGTACCCGGTGGTGATGAAGGCCTCGGGCCCGCAGCTGGGGCACAAGACGGAGCTCGGCCTGGTGAAGATCGGCCTCACCTCGGCGAGCCAGATCCGTGACGCGTACCGGGAGCTGACCGACATCGCGCGCTACGAGAACGTGCCGCTGGACGGGATCCTGGTCTGCCAGATGGTGGAGCGGGGCGTGGAGATGGTCGTCGGCGTGACCCAGGACGACCTCTTCGGCCCCACCGTCACCGTCGGGCTGGGCGGGGTCCTGGTGGAGGTCCTGCACGACGCGGCGGTCCGCGTGCCGCCGTTCGGCGAGGACCAGGCGCGGGCGATGCTGCGGGAGCTGCGCGGGCATGCGCTCCTGGAGGGCGTACGGGGGGCGCCCCCGGCCGATGTGGACGCCCTGGTGGAGGTCGTCCTGCGGATCCAGCGGATGGCGCTCGAGCTGGGCGACGAGCTGTCCGAGCTGGACATCAACCCGCTGATGGTGCTCCCCCGGGGGCAGGGGGCGGTGGCGCTGGACGCGCTCGCCATCTGCCGCTGA
- a CDS encoding flavin-containing monooxygenase: MPGDPTAPDMTTQPRPVYVIGAGPGGLAAAAALRARGVRAVVVEKSDAVGASWRQHYDRLRLHTTRRLSALPGLAMPRRFGRWVARADVVRYLERYAEFHELELVTGVEVTRIEPAGPDPEGEGGWTLHASGGRELAAAAVVIATGYNHTPALPDWPGRDAYEGRLLHAREYRNPRPYAGQDVLVVGVGNTGAEIAVDLVEGGAARVRLAVRTAPHIMRRSTAGWPAQRSGILVRRLPVRLVDRVGRLVAGASVPDLSAYGLPRPAAGLYSRVKQGSIPVQDVGLIDAVRSGRVEPVAAVESFDGAEVVLADGSRITPDAVIAATGYRRALEGLVGHLGVLDERGRPRTHGARTPEQARGLYFTGFSNPISGMFREMAMDAEKIAKAVARRLRTTGGTSR, from the coding sequence ATGCCCGGAGACCCCACAGCACCCGACATGACCACCCAGCCCCGCCCCGTGTACGTCATCGGGGCCGGCCCCGGCGGCCTCGCCGCCGCCGCCGCGCTGCGCGCCCGCGGGGTCCGCGCGGTGGTCGTCGAGAAGTCCGACGCGGTCGGCGCATCCTGGCGGCAGCACTACGACCGGCTGCGCCTGCACACCACGCGCCGACTCTCCGCCCTCCCGGGCCTGGCCATGCCGCGCCGCTTCGGACGCTGGGTCGCCCGCGCCGACGTCGTGCGCTACCTGGAGCGGTACGCAGAGTTCCATGAGCTGGAGCTGGTCACCGGTGTGGAGGTGACCCGGATCGAGCCCGCCGGGCCCGACCCCGAGGGCGAGGGCGGCTGGACCCTGCACGCCAGCGGTGGCCGGGAGCTGGCGGCCGCGGCCGTCGTCATCGCCACCGGGTACAACCACACGCCCGCGCTCCCCGACTGGCCGGGCCGGGACGCGTACGAGGGCCGGCTGCTGCACGCCCGCGAGTACCGCAACCCCCGGCCGTACGCCGGCCAGGACGTCCTCGTCGTCGGCGTCGGCAACACCGGCGCCGAGATAGCCGTCGACCTCGTCGAGGGCGGCGCGGCACGGGTGCGGCTCGCCGTGCGCACCGCGCCGCACATCATGCGCCGCTCCACCGCCGGCTGGCCGGCCCAGCGCAGCGGGATCCTCGTGCGCCGGCTGCCGGTGCGGCTCGTGGACCGGGTGGGTCGGCTCGTCGCCGGGGCCTCCGTGCCGGACCTGTCGGCGTACGGGCTTCCGCGCCCGGCAGCCGGCCTGTACAGCAGGGTGAAGCAGGGGTCGATACCGGTTCAGGACGTCGGCCTGATCGACGCGGTCCGCAGCGGCAGGGTGGAGCCGGTGGCCGCCGTCGAGTCCTTCGACGGCGCCGAGGTGGTGCTCGCGGACGGTTCGCGGATCACCCCGGACGCGGTGATCGCGGCGACCGGCTACCGCCGGGCGCTGGAAGGGCTGGTCGGCCACCTCGGGGTGCTCGACGAGCGCGGCCGCCCGCGTACGCACGGCGCCCGCACCCCGGAGCAGGCCCGCGGCCTGTACTTCACCGGATTCAGCAACCCCATCAGCGGCATGTTCCGGGAGATGGCCATGGACGCGGAGAAGATCGCCAAGGCGGTCGCCCGCCGCCTGCGCACCACCGGGGGAACGTCGCGATGA
- a CDS encoding DoxX family protein, translating to MQTIWLSGAEWLAVLRIGLGLWWLESWRHKDKKGWFERGTGIAWAADVANKHRWTFVKGGFELVVAPRPKAMAYTVVYAELALGLGLVLGFLTPVALIGGLLLNLLYLVLMIHDWAEQGQNAMMALISLVALLAMSWQTWSLDAAIGLFL from the coding sequence ATGCAGACCATCTGGCTCAGTGGGGCCGAATGGCTCGCCGTGCTCCGGATAGGCCTCGGCCTGTGGTGGCTGGAGAGCTGGCGGCACAAGGACAAGAAGGGCTGGTTCGAGCGCGGCACCGGCATCGCCTGGGCCGCCGACGTCGCGAACAAGCACCGCTGGACCTTCGTCAAGGGCGGCTTCGAGCTGGTCGTCGCACCGCGGCCGAAGGCGATGGCGTACACCGTCGTCTACGCGGAACTCGCCCTCGGGCTGGGCCTCGTACTCGGCTTCCTGACCCCGGTCGCACTGATCGGCGGACTCCTGCTGAACCTGCTCTACCTCGTGCTGATGATCCACGACTGGGCCGAGCAGGGCCAGAACGCGATGATGGCGCTCATCTCCCTCGTCGCGCTCCTCGCCATGTCCTGGCAGACCTGGTCCCTCGACGCGGCGATCGGATTGTTCCTGTGA
- a CDS encoding Zn-ribbon domain-containing OB-fold protein yields the protein MTGTVRYDLPEADDFTRPYWDAAAEGRLLLRRCADCGRAHHYPREFCPFCWAGEDRVTWEPASGRATLYTWSVIHRNDLPPFGTRVPYAAAVVDLAEGPRMMTEVVDCAAADLRIGMPLTVTFREAADGVWVAVFRPAPD from the coding sequence GTGACCGGCACGGTGCGGTACGACCTCCCCGAGGCGGACGATTTCACCCGCCCCTACTGGGACGCGGCCGCGGAGGGCCGGCTGCTGCTGCGGCGCTGCGCCGACTGCGGGCGGGCGCACCACTACCCGCGCGAGTTCTGCCCGTTCTGCTGGGCGGGCGAGGACCGCGTGACGTGGGAGCCGGCGAGCGGCCGGGCGACCCTCTACACGTGGTCGGTGATCCACCGCAACGACCTCCCGCCGTTCGGTACGCGCGTCCCGTACGCGGCGGCGGTCGTCGACCTCGCCGAGGGCCCGCGGATGATGACCGAGGTGGTGGACTGCGCGGCGGCGGACCTGCGCATCGGCATGCCGCTGACGGTCACCTTCCGCGAGGCCGCGGACGGGGTGTGGGTGGCGGTCTTCCGGCCGGCACCGGACTGA
- a CDS encoding pyridoxine/pyridoxamine 5'-phosphate oxidase, which produces MTSDASGSGQAGEAAPDAFRTTLHSLRVWDSPLPGFDPAAAPGEPLALFREWFVHAARAGQLEPHTMTLATVDGDGRPDVRTLMLHDVDARGWHFASHATSAKGVQLAGHPEAALGFYWPTVGRQVRVRGRVTACGPEESRADLAVRSRGALAAALTGRQSEVLGSVEELARVSAAAWERAGAEPDAPAPTWTRYVLDPTEVEFFQGDAARRHVRLRYSRTAGGPWERELLWP; this is translated from the coding sequence ATGACCAGCGATGCCAGCGGATCCGGCCAGGCCGGCGAAGCCGCCCCCGACGCATTCCGCACCACCCTGCATTCCCTGCGCGTGTGGGACTCCCCGCTCCCCGGGTTCGACCCGGCCGCCGCGCCCGGTGAGCCGTTGGCCCTGTTCCGGGAGTGGTTCGTGCATGCCGCACGGGCGGGGCAGTTGGAGCCGCACACCATGACTCTGGCGACCGTGGACGGCGACGGGCGGCCCGACGTGCGGACGTTGATGCTGCACGACGTCGACGCGCGGGGCTGGCACTTCGCCTCGCACGCCACCAGCGCCAAGGGCGTGCAGCTGGCCGGGCACCCGGAGGCCGCCCTCGGGTTCTACTGGCCGACCGTGGGCCGCCAGGTCCGCGTCCGGGGCCGGGTCACCGCCTGCGGGCCCGAGGAGAGCCGGGCGGACCTGGCGGTCCGCTCGCGGGGTGCGCTCGCCGCCGCGCTCACGGGGCGCCAGAGCGAGGTGCTCGGCTCCGTGGAGGAGCTGGCGCGGGTCTCGGCGGCCGCCTGGGAGCGGGCCGGCGCCGAGCCGGACGCGCCGGCCCCGACCTGGACCCGGTACGTGCTGGACCCCACCGAGGTGGAGTTCTTCCAGGGGGACGCCGCGCGCCGGCACGTCCGCCTGCGGTACTCCCGCACCGCAGGCGGCCCCTGGGAGCGCGAGCTGCTCTGGCCCTGA
- a CDS encoding DUF4287 domain-containing protein: MAETVKGPASYFPSIEKKYGRPIGEWQDLIRSSPLTKHMELVSWLKAEHGLGHGHANALVAHTLAEGK; the protein is encoded by the coding sequence ATGGCCGAGACAGTCAAGGGCCCCGCCAGCTACTTCCCCTCGATCGAGAAGAAGTACGGACGCCCGATCGGGGAGTGGCAGGACCTCATCCGGTCCTCGCCGCTGACCAAGCACATGGAACTCGTGTCGTGGCTCAAGGCCGAGCACGGTCTGGGGCACGGTCACGCCAACGCGCTCGTCGCCCACACCCTCGCCGAGGGGAAGTAG
- a CDS encoding thiolase C-terminal domain-containing protein, which produces MVGVALSDCGRVDGPTPYALHAQAARRALADSGLQRSVIDGFASAGLGTLAPVEVAEYLGLHPTWVDSTSVGGSTWEVMAAHAADAIAAGHANAVLLVYGSTARADIKARRRTSNLSFGARGPLQFEVPYGHTLISKYAMAARRHMHEYGTTLEQLASVAVQARANAATNPDAMFRDSITVENVLGGDMIADPFTKLHCCIRSDGGCAVLLAAEDYVPDTAKAPVWILGAGTSVSHTTMSEWEDFTVSPAAVSGRIAFERAGLTPADVDLAEIYDAFTYMTLVTLEDLGFCAKGEGGAFVEKGRLLRDGELPVNTDGGGLSACHPGMRGLFLLVEAVRQLRGEAGAGQVTKPGGRLPEVALASGTGGWFCSSGTVLLGRG; this is translated from the coding sequence GTGGTCGGCGTCGCCCTCTCGGACTGCGGCCGGGTCGACGGCCCCACCCCCTACGCCCTGCACGCGCAGGCCGCCCGGCGCGCCCTGGCCGACTCCGGCCTGCAGCGCTCCGTCATCGACGGCTTCGCCTCGGCCGGCCTCGGCACGCTCGCACCGGTCGAGGTGGCCGAGTACCTGGGCCTGCACCCCACCTGGGTCGACTCCACCTCGGTCGGCGGCTCGACCTGGGAGGTCATGGCCGCCCACGCGGCGGACGCGATCGCCGCCGGGCACGCCAACGCCGTACTCCTGGTCTACGGCTCCACGGCCCGCGCGGACATCAAGGCGCGGCGCCGCACGTCCAACCTCTCCTTCGGAGCGCGGGGACCACTGCAGTTCGAGGTCCCGTACGGCCACACGCTGATCTCCAAGTACGCCATGGCCGCCCGCCGCCACATGCACGAGTACGGGACGACGCTGGAGCAGCTCGCCTCCGTAGCCGTACAGGCCCGGGCGAACGCGGCCACGAACCCGGACGCCATGTTCCGCGACTCGATCACGGTCGAGAACGTGCTCGGCGGTGACATGATCGCCGACCCCTTCACCAAGCTGCACTGCTGCATCCGCTCGGACGGCGGCTGCGCGGTGCTCCTGGCGGCGGAGGACTACGTACCGGACACCGCGAAGGCCCCCGTCTGGATCCTGGGGGCCGGCACGTCCGTCTCCCACACCACCATGTCGGAGTGGGAGGACTTCACGGTGTCCCCGGCGGCGGTCTCGGGCCGCATCGCCTTCGAGCGGGCCGGCCTCACCCCGGCGGACGTGGACCTCGCGGAGATCTACGACGCCTTCACCTACATGACCCTGGTGACCCTGGAGGACCTCGGCTTCTGCGCGAAGGGCGAGGGCGGGGCGTTCGTGGAGAAGGGCCGCCTGCTGCGCGACGGGGAACTCCCGGTCAACACGGACGGAGGCGGCCTCTCGGCCTGCCACCCCGGCATGCGCGGACTGTTCCTCCTGGTCGAGGCGGTCCGCCAACTCCGGGGCGAGGCGGGGGCCGGCCAGGTCACCAAACCCGGCGGCCGCCTCCCGGAGGTCGCCCTGGCCTCGGGCACGGGCGGCTGGTTCTGCTCGTCGGGAACGGTCCTGCTGGGGCGGGGGTGA